In one window of Bdellovibrio bacteriovorus W DNA:
- a CDS encoding transmembrane protein (COG0697 Permeases of the drug/metabolite transporter (DMT) superfamily), producing the protein MSSKNRAAIELIFAGVLWGFGFVAAVWALRAFTPTETLVYRFIIASVFGEIIYLALRGVNFTTIREDLIRALPAGFLLGSMLLLQTIGLKYTTATKSGFLTSLYVILVPLINLALFKKKSSAKNYLLVAVALSGTFMLVDANLSDINVGDLWTLACSVIAALHIIYIGRISNKVGNAFRFNNFQSFWCLLCLLPLLFLQDSVTYTTDIPEAWLGILALGLGSSIVAFYLQIRTQKILSDTTASMLFLLESPFAAIFGFLLLSERLNTFQTTGAIIILLASVLQTLWDSDASKTNKKITQ; encoded by the coding sequence ATGAGTTCGAAGAATCGCGCGGCCATTGAGTTGATTTTTGCCGGAGTCCTTTGGGGCTTCGGCTTTGTAGCTGCCGTGTGGGCACTCAGAGCCTTCACTCCCACTGAAACCCTCGTCTATCGCTTTATCATCGCCTCCGTATTTGGTGAGATCATTTATCTCGCTCTCCGTGGAGTGAATTTCACAACTATCCGTGAAGACTTAATACGGGCACTTCCTGCCGGGTTCTTACTCGGCTCTATGCTCCTGCTACAAACGATTGGTCTCAAATATACCACCGCCACTAAGAGCGGCTTTCTGACCAGTCTCTATGTGATTCTTGTGCCACTTATTAATCTGGCGCTCTTTAAGAAAAAATCTTCGGCTAAGAACTATCTTTTAGTGGCTGTGGCTTTATCGGGCACTTTCATGTTGGTCGATGCCAATCTTTCAGATATCAACGTGGGCGACCTTTGGACTCTGGCCTGCTCTGTGATCGCAGCCCTGCATATAATCTATATTGGTCGTATCTCCAATAAAGTCGGCAATGCTTTTCGCTTTAATAACTTCCAGTCCTTCTGGTGTTTATTATGCTTATTGCCGCTTTTATTTTTACAAGACTCTGTGACCTATACGACCGACATCCCCGAGGCATGGTTGGGGATTTTGGCTCTTGGCTTGGGATCAAGCATCGTGGCTTTTTACTTACAAATCAGAACCCAGAAGATTCTATCGGATACAACAGCAAGTATGTTGTTTCTTTTAGAATCCCCGTTTGCCGCGATTTTCGGTTTCCTACTTCTGAGCGAAAGGCTAAACACCTTTCAAACCACAGGAGCGATTATTATTTTACTAGCTTCGGTTCTTCAGACTCTGTGGGATTCCGATGCTTCAAAGACCAACAAAAAGATAACCCAATAA
- a CDS encoding hypothetical protein (COG2899 Uncharacterized protein conserved in bacteria) produces the protein MKYFRSSTIFTVFALIGSYFIGEYYGGTVTAGLEALFIASILAVLEISLSFDNAIVNATVLKNMNDVWRHRFLTWGMLIAVFGMRFVFPLVIVTVMASVNPWEALVIAATQPDRYAELMLNAHLQVSAFGGTFLMMVALNFFYDEDKKVHWISLFEKIPVFLGKKVESVSAIITLVVMSGIAHFLPPEQALPFLYSSMGGLITYAVVRGIGSWLEASDEAMNDVHRASAGMFLYLEVLDASFSFDGVVGAFAITHNLFIIMLGLSIGAFFVRSLTIMFVEKDTLTNFEYLEHGAFYAIGVLATIMLLDPFLHIPEWVTGLSGAMIIGLSFCWSLKHRNPTESEEPKLVK, from the coding sequence ATGAAATACTTTCGCAGCTCTACGATTTTTACGGTTTTTGCTCTTATCGGATCTTACTTTATAGGTGAGTACTACGGCGGTACGGTGACTGCTGGTTTAGAGGCATTATTTATAGCCTCTATCTTGGCTGTTCTTGAGATCTCACTTTCGTTCGACAATGCTATTGTGAATGCCACTGTTTTAAAAAACATGAACGATGTATGGAGACATCGGTTTTTAACTTGGGGGATGCTCATCGCGGTCTTTGGGATGCGTTTTGTATTCCCGTTAGTGATTGTGACGGTGATGGCCTCTGTGAATCCGTGGGAAGCCTTGGTGATTGCGGCAACTCAGCCAGATCGCTATGCAGAGCTGATGCTCAATGCCCATTTGCAGGTGTCCGCCTTCGGTGGAACCTTTCTAATGATGGTGGCCTTAAATTTCTTTTACGATGAAGATAAAAAGGTTCACTGGATTTCACTCTTTGAAAAGATTCCGGTTTTTCTAGGGAAGAAAGTTGAGAGCGTCTCTGCAATTATCACCTTGGTTGTGATGTCAGGGATTGCGCACTTCTTACCTCCAGAACAAGCTTTGCCGTTTCTATATTCGAGCATGGGTGGATTGATTACCTATGCAGTTGTTCGTGGAATTGGTTCATGGCTTGAGGCTTCAGATGAAGCAATGAATGATGTTCATCGCGCCAGTGCGGGGATGTTTTTATACCTAGAGGTTTTAGACGCCTCTTTCAGTTTTGACGGTGTGGTCGGAGCTTTTGCAATTACACATAATTTATTTATTATCATGCTGGGTTTAAGTATCGGTGCCTTCTTCGTTCGTAGTTTGACGATCATGTTCGTTGAAAAAGACACTCTGACAAACTTTGAATATCTAGAGCATGGAGCATTCTATGCCATTGGAGTTTTAGCGACAATAATGCTCTTAGATCCATTCCTGCATATTCCTGAATGGGTGACTGGACTCAGTGGAGCGATGATTATTGGGTTATCTTTTTGTTGGTCTTTGAAGCATCGGAATCCCACAGAGTCTGAAGAACCGAAGCTAGTAAAATAA
- a CDS encoding excinuclease ABC subunit A (COG0178 Excinuclease ATPase subunit), with protein MAKLEDGIVVKGAKEHNLKDVSVVIPRNKITVFTGLSGSGKSSLAFDTVYAEGQRRYVESLSAYARNFLEQLKKPEVDSITGLSPAIAIDQKSVSINPRSTVGTVTEIYDYLRLLYAKIGNPKCPIHHIPVSSQTPQQIIEDIFHKSAGTKFYVLAPMASGKKGEFLAEFQKWAKKGFVKAKVDGVMIELSKAKKLAKTKTHDIDLVVDQLILKDTMKGRLAESINTALSMAGGRIIIETTDGERTAYSLHSSCPTCGFTFPELEPRMFSFNNPRGACQTCNGLGTMDLEEVEQFSDSDEGAKKLDKVVYKYKGKKTSEEDDEDGEVIDLSACPDCHGSRLRPEALNVFLKEKTIAELADLAASELHEWMQEVTWAKKDQLIAEKIVKQIQSRLEYLMRVGTGYLSLSRPSRTLSGGEAQRIRLATQLGSSLIGVLYVMDEPSIGLHPRDHHRLLGIIGELKERGNTILLVEHDEDTIRFADFVVDLGPRAGSLGGAKMAQGTPDELAANPNSLTGKYLSGALKIPVPAHRRKGNGKVLRLNNATGNNLQNVTMEIPLGTFTAVTGVSGSGKSTLTMDTLYRILAQHFYGSSGVPAPYKSIEGLEFIDKVIDINQRPIGRTPRSTPATYVGLFPLIRDLFAHLPESKLRGYEPGRFSFNVKGGRCETCMGHGQIRVEMHFLSDVFVTCDTCLGKRYNRETLNIKYKEKSISDVLDMSVAEALEFFKNHSHIHRKLETLHRVGLDYMTLGQSSTTLSGGEAQRVKLSKELSRRGTGKTLYILDEPTTGLHFDDVRKLVELIQDLTDQGNTVLVIEHNMEVVKSADHVIDLGPDGGKAGGRIVAAGTPEVIAKNKESETGKYLKPLMK; from the coding sequence ATGGCTAAGTTAGAAGATGGTATCGTTGTAAAAGGGGCAAAAGAACACAATCTGAAAGATGTCAGTGTTGTGATTCCTCGAAACAAGATCACTGTTTTTACGGGCCTTAGCGGCAGTGGTAAGTCTTCTTTGGCATTTGATACTGTTTATGCCGAGGGGCAAAGACGTTACGTCGAAAGTCTATCTGCCTATGCACGGAATTTTCTAGAGCAGCTCAAAAAACCTGAAGTGGATTCGATCACAGGACTTTCTCCGGCAATTGCTATTGATCAAAAATCAGTTTCTATCAACCCGCGCTCTACGGTGGGAACAGTCACAGAAATTTATGATTACCTTCGTTTGCTCTACGCAAAAATTGGAAATCCCAAATGTCCTATTCATCATATTCCCGTGAGCAGTCAAACGCCTCAGCAAATTATCGAAGACATTTTTCATAAAAGTGCGGGCACAAAGTTTTACGTTTTAGCGCCGATGGCTAGTGGAAAAAAAGGTGAGTTCTTAGCTGAGTTTCAAAAGTGGGCGAAGAAGGGTTTTGTAAAAGCCAAAGTTGATGGGGTGATGATCGAGCTTAGCAAGGCCAAGAAGCTTGCAAAGACGAAGACCCACGATATTGATTTAGTGGTCGATCAATTGATTCTTAAAGACACTATGAAGGGCCGCCTTGCTGAGAGTATTAATACAGCTCTATCCATGGCAGGTGGTCGAATCATTATCGAAACTACCGATGGAGAGAGAACCGCTTATTCTTTACACTCTTCTTGTCCAACCTGTGGTTTTACCTTTCCAGAGCTTGAACCCAGAATGTTCAGTTTTAATAATCCGCGTGGTGCCTGCCAGACTTGCAATGGCTTAGGCACGATGGACCTTGAAGAGGTCGAGCAATTTTCCGACTCAGATGAGGGCGCGAAGAAACTCGATAAAGTCGTTTATAAATACAAAGGTAAAAAGACCTCTGAAGAGGACGATGAAGACGGCGAGGTGATCGATTTATCTGCTTGCCCCGATTGTCATGGTAGCCGCCTACGTCCCGAAGCACTGAACGTTTTCTTAAAAGAAAAAACGATCGCAGAGCTTGCGGATCTTGCCGCTTCTGAATTGCATGAGTGGATGCAAGAGGTGACTTGGGCTAAAAAAGATCAGCTCATTGCCGAAAAAATTGTGAAGCAGATTCAATCACGTCTTGAGTATCTTATGCGTGTGGGGACGGGGTATCTATCGCTTTCTCGTCCTTCACGAACCCTCTCTGGCGGCGAGGCGCAGAGGATTCGCCTAGCGACTCAGTTAGGCTCATCTTTAATTGGGGTTTTATATGTGATGGATGAACCGAGTATTGGGTTGCATCCGCGCGATCATCATCGCTTATTAGGAATTATCGGTGAGTTGAAAGAACGTGGGAATACTATTTTATTGGTTGAACACGATGAAGACACGATTCGCTTTGCAGATTTTGTCGTGGATCTTGGTCCACGTGCGGGAAGTCTTGGTGGCGCAAAGATGGCGCAGGGTACACCGGATGAATTGGCGGCCAATCCAAACTCTTTAACAGGAAAGTATTTAAGTGGAGCCTTAAAAATCCCAGTGCCTGCGCATCGACGTAAAGGGAATGGGAAAGTTTTGCGCCTCAATAATGCCACAGGGAATAACTTGCAGAATGTGACGATGGAAATTCCATTAGGAACATTTACAGCAGTTACCGGCGTTTCTGGATCGGGTAAGAGTACTTTGACGATGGATACGCTCTATAGAATTCTGGCTCAACACTTTTATGGATCTTCAGGAGTTCCGGCTCCTTATAAATCTATAGAAGGGTTGGAGTTTATAGATAAGGTCATTGATATCAATCAAAGACCTATTGGCAGAACTCCGCGTTCAACACCGGCGACCTATGTGGGGCTCTTTCCTTTAATTCGCGACCTGTTTGCGCACCTACCAGAGTCTAAGCTTCGCGGTTATGAACCAGGTCGATTTAGTTTCAACGTAAAAGGCGGGCGCTGTGAAACTTGTATGGGACATGGACAGATTCGCGTCGAAATGCACTTTTTAAGCGACGTCTTTGTGACCTGCGATACCTGTTTAGGGAAGCGCTATAATCGCGAGACTTTAAATATTAAATACAAAGAAAAAAGTATTTCCGATGTTTTGGACATGAGTGTGGCCGAGGCTTTAGAGTTCTTTAAGAACCACTCCCACATTCATCGTAAACTTGAGACTCTGCACCGCGTGGGCTTGGATTATATGACCCTGGGGCAGAGCTCGACGACCCTTTCTGGCGGAGAGGCTCAGCGCGTGAAGCTTTCTAAAGAGCTTTCTCGCAGAGGTACGGGGAAGACCCTTTATATTCTTGATGAGCCAACCACAGGTTTGCACTTTGATGACGTTCGCAAGCTTGTCGAATTGATTCAAGATTTAACCGATCAGGGAAATACGGTCCTCGTCATCGAGCACAATATGGAAGTCGTTAAGTCTGCTGATCACGTGATTGATCTGGGACCTGATGGAGGGAAAGCTGGCGGGCGCATCGTTGCCGCGGGAACTCCAGAGGTGATAGCGAAAAATAAAGAAAGCGAAACTGGAAAATATTTAAAGCCCCTTATGAAATAA
- a CDS encoding ferric uptake regulation protein (COG0735 Fe2+/Zn2+ uptake regulation proteins), giving the protein MGKDPVPFLPRQQDDDIIVHHDEFDEAELKRIIRALNLKVTTQRMAILKALHDGRRHVTAQELYEKLNKHHPEIGFATVYRFLRTLTEGSFVTEVRMGGLPARYELTPSGHHDHLTCVKCGKICEFENKAIETLQEKVAHQFGFTLTHHILELYGVCPACQNK; this is encoded by the coding sequence ATGGGAAAAGATCCAGTTCCGTTTTTACCACGACAGCAAGACGATGACATTATTGTTCATCACGATGAGTTCGATGAAGCGGAACTAAAGCGTATTATTCGCGCTTTAAATCTTAAAGTGACGACTCAGAGAATGGCTATTTTAAAAGCTCTTCACGATGGACGCCGTCACGTTACAGCTCAAGAGCTTTATGAAAAGCTCAATAAACATCACCCTGAAATCGGATTTGCGACGGTTTATCGTTTCTTAAGAACTTTGACAGAGGGCAGTTTCGTCACGGAAGTCCGCATGGGTGGATTGCCAGCACGTTATGAACTGACTCCTTCGGGTCACCACGATCACTTAACTTGTGTTAAATGCGGTAAGATCTGCGAGTTTGAAAATAAAGCGATTGAGACTTTACAAGAAAAAGTCGCTCATCAGTTCGGTTTTACTTTGACCCATCATATCCTAGAGCTTTACGGCGTATGTCCGGCGTGCCAGAATAAGTAG
- a CDS encoding putative GTP cyclohydrolase (COG1469 Uncharacterized conserved protein) — MTMKRSLPDVAKETSAENFPHLDWVGMDAIELPILLKQADGIYRIPALVEAKVSLDLASSRGIHMSRLYMIAQEQLSKEPLTLLEMGKASAQFLETHKDLSSQARLSVRFDAPLKRKALKSENEAWRNYPVKLSVVNDKGTPQYFVEITVTYSSTCPASAALSRQLIQDAFKAQFNGGSVEFDQVHSWLGTTQGIVATPHSQRSFARVKVEVVPEFEFITLIDAIEEALQTAVQGAVKREDEQEFALRNGQNLMFCEDAARRAKKHLDALAGVRDYVAEFSHIESLHPHNAVSRVSKGLKLRDF, encoded by the coding sequence ATGACAATGAAAAGAAGCCTACCTGACGTTGCAAAAGAGACCAGTGCAGAAAACTTCCCTCATCTTGATTGGGTGGGGATGGATGCTATTGAGTTGCCGATTTTACTAAAGCAGGCTGACGGTATTTACAGAATTCCAGCTCTGGTAGAAGCCAAGGTGAGCTTGGATTTGGCCTCGTCTCGTGGCATTCACATGTCACGTCTTTACATGATTGCGCAGGAACAGCTTTCTAAAGAACCTTTGACCCTTCTAGAAATGGGAAAAGCTTCGGCGCAGTTTTTGGAAACTCATAAAGATCTTTCAAGTCAGGCGCGTCTTTCAGTTCGCTTCGATGCTCCTTTGAAACGCAAGGCCTTGAAAAGTGAGAACGAAGCTTGGCGCAATTATCCGGTGAAGCTCAGTGTGGTTAATGACAAGGGGACTCCTCAGTACTTTGTTGAAATCACGGTTACATATTCGAGCACATGCCCAGCCTCAGCGGCCCTTTCTCGCCAATTGATCCAGGACGCCTTCAAGGCACAGTTCAATGGTGGCAGTGTTGAATTTGACCAAGTTCATTCGTGGCTGGGGACTACTCAAGGGATCGTGGCGACACCTCACTCGCAAAGAAGTTTCGCGCGCGTGAAGGTCGAAGTAGTGCCTGAGTTTGAGTTTATTACTTTGATTGACGCCATTGAAGAGGCTCTACAAACAGCGGTTCAGGGCGCGGTAAAACGTGAAGATGAGCAAGAGTTTGCTCTTCGCAACGGTCAAAACCTGATGTTCTGCGAAGATGCAGCTCGCAGGGCAAAGAAGCATTTAGATGCTTTAGCGGGAGTTCGCGATTACGTGGCAGAGTTTAGTCATATTGAAAGTCTTCACCCTCATAATGCGGTTTCTCGCGTGTCTAAAGGGTTGAAATTAAGAGATTTTTAA
- a CDS encoding Maf-like protein (COG0424 Nucleotide-binding protein implicated in inhibition of septum formation), translating to MSKKELILASTSVYRKELLSRLGRPFVAMSPLIDEEKEKSPDLSPLELAEKLAFLKAQSLAAEGKVVIGGDQLVAFEGKIIGKPHTEERAVEQLLSMQGKAHELITAVCVFDGLIAHKITDITRLTMKSLSRTEIEKYVERDQPLDCAGAYKIEKHGIGLFAKIESKDFTAIQGLPLIELSKVLDTVGL from the coding sequence ATGTCAAAAAAAGAACTCATCTTAGCTAGTACCTCTGTTTATCGAAAAGAGCTTCTCTCTCGCTTAGGGCGCCCCTTTGTGGCCATGTCTCCACTGATTGATGAAGAAAAAGAAAAGAGCCCAGATCTGAGCCCCCTTGAGTTGGCTGAAAAACTGGCTTTCCTAAAAGCTCAGAGCCTTGCCGCTGAAGGAAAAGTCGTGATTGGCGGAGATCAACTTGTGGCCTTTGAAGGAAAAATCATAGGAAAACCCCACACAGAGGAACGCGCCGTCGAACAGCTTCTCTCGATGCAAGGCAAAGCACACGAACTGATCACCGCTGTTTGCGTTTTTGATGGACTGATCGCTCATAAAATTACCGACATCACACGCCTAACAATGAAGTCCCTTTCTCGCACAGAAATAGAGAAATACGTTGAACGCGATCAACCTCTGGATTGCGCTGGAGCTTATAAAATTGAAAAGCATGGCATTGGTCTTTTTGCAAAAATCGAAAGCAAAGACTTTACAGCCATCCAAGGTTTGCCCTTGATTGAACTCTCAAAAGTATTGGATACTGTAGGACTATGA
- a CDS encoding hypothetical protein (COG0295 Cytidine deaminase), with the protein MTEIQKRLFDAACIVQKRAHAPYSGAHIGAAVLMTDGSVHTGCNVENASFGGTVCAERVAIMKAVSEGAQKQIQEILVVSDADKPWPPCGFCRQVIAEFATEKTLVHTANLSGKVKTFGFPEIFPEAFTPKHLDE; encoded by the coding sequence ATGACTGAAATTCAAAAAAGACTTTTCGATGCTGCATGCATCGTACAAAAAAGAGCCCATGCCCCCTACTCAGGTGCACATATCGGAGCTGCTGTGTTGATGACGGATGGTTCCGTTCATACGGGATGCAATGTTGAAAATGCATCCTTCGGCGGCACTGTTTGCGCAGAACGCGTAGCGATCATGAAAGCCGTTAGTGAAGGCGCCCAGAAACAGATTCAAGAAATTCTTGTTGTTAGTGATGCCGACAAACCATGGCCACCGTGTGGATTCTGCCGCCAAGTGATAGCTGAGTTTGCGACAGAAAAAACACTTGTGCACACTGCCAATTTGTCAGGTAAAGTGAAAACCTTTGGCTTCCCAGAGATCTTCCCTGAAGCCTTCACTCCAAAACATTTAGACGAATAG